The following proteins are co-located in the Bacteroidales bacterium genome:
- a CDS encoding HIT domain-containing protein: protein MENLKSNPYSHLTAKERLTLSFPAKLLLNKSLLVGDVLDFGCGFGNDVKLLKVKGKNIVGYDKHYFPEYPTKKFDTIICFYVLNVLMQEEQANVLMEISQLLKPTGKAYFAVRRDLQYEGFRIHKIHQKPTYQCNVILNYNSIFKNENCEVYEYKHFNQINKKTNADCPFCNPDSERELLLESATVYAMYDKFPVSDGHTLIIPKKHCADYFQLSFKEQSACWFMLNKAKEILKKNLNPDGFNVGINISESAGQTIPHVHIHLIPRFKGDVKEPRGGVRGVIPEKKDY from the coding sequence ATGGAAAATCTAAAGTCAAACCCATATAGCCATTTAACAGCGAAAGAAAGACTAACTCTTTCTTTTCCAGCAAAACTTTTGTTGAACAAAAGTTTATTGGTTGGTGATGTTTTAGATTTCGGTTGTGGCTTTGGAAACGATGTTAAATTACTGAAAGTTAAAGGGAAAAATATTGTCGGCTATGACAAACATTATTTCCCAGAATATCCAACAAAGAAATTCGATACCATCATTTGCTTTTATGTGCTGAATGTTTTGATGCAAGAAGAACAGGCAAATGTTTTGATGGAGATTTCTCAACTCTTAAAGCCAACAGGCAAAGCATATTTTGCAGTGAGAAGGGATTTGCAATATGAGGGTTTCAGAATTCACAAGATTCATCAGAAGCCGACTTACCAATGCAATGTGATTTTGAATTACAATTCAATTTTCAAAAATGAAAATTGCGAGGTGTATGAGTACAAACACTTCAACCAAATAAACAAAAAGACAAATGCTGATTGCCCGTTTTGCAATCCCGATTCAGAAAGAGAATTGCTTTTAGAGTCTGCAACTGTTTATGCAATGTATGACAAATTCCCAGTGAGCGACGGACACACTTTAATCATACCGAAAAAACATTGTGCAGATTATTTTCAACTTTCTTTCAAAGAACAATCCGCTTGCTGGTTTATGCTTAACAAAGCAAAAGAGATTTTGAAAAAGAACTTGAATCCTGACGGATTCAATGTTGGAATCAACATCAGCGAATCCGCAGGTCAAACAATACCACATGTTCATATACATTTAATTCCAAGATTCAAAGGCGATGTAAAAGAACCAAGAGGCGGAGTGAGAGGAGTTATTCCAGAAAAGAAAGATTACTGA
- a CDS encoding T9SS type A sorting domain-containing protein, whose product MQNKPKYLSGTFFLLPFILTLCLTIFLHSQVHSQIYEPDGLRLPGSWNGWINNHDMGGVFDMQKISVGTQRWQTTFQFEDADGEQSFKFASGTSNPWQNEWRNTDFLLNTLQPVGYNGASAPDNNNTVFLAQNKWYTVVWEDNGYNHSRAIFMESSDEPVEITQVSLPTLVEEFEDVTVNFTISQLASPEEVFYLRYTNNAWSTSAVLVANMSATSGTAIIPGQPGGSVIEYYVFSSTVSGVSDDYDLYTIRLNNNGGLNYSFVVEGSSAVQIDWANLQWPPSATIEPAQPFDVYGQVWIENLTGGSDPLEGLEAWVGFSTENIHPDQWTNWIAASYSGAVGSNDEFVADIGSHITVKDTYYYATRFKNGDLDFVYGGYSPTGGGFWDGVENTSGLLTVGHTIDCTVYAGLAFSDPAFPLQDQALTIQFNAEFGNGALLDYTGDVYAHTAVITNLSNGPEDWRYMKSDWGENTPETLLTRLDDNLYSLAIANPINYYGVPVGETIEQLVFVFRSGVAQGNGSYLAHRNADETDIYVPIYEAGMHVRFLNPTQTEYLLNPGASIPLCAEAVNHTQLSFYVNEQLIVQDEVETLSYMLVMQQLLPGMNWLVAVAENNGSEVRDSIEIYRRGTVQVAELPEGANKGINYVDEETVTLVLHDPAGLKQFVYVIGDFNAWEISETELMNQTPSGDYFWLTITDLDSDYEYGFQYFIDDEIKIADPYSEKILDPWNDQWISSGTYPDLKPYPHGHTSGLVSVFHINRPEYQWQLPDFIPPALNNTQSDLLVYELLIRDFVDSRHIKDAEQKLDYLKELGVNAIQLMPIMEFDGNDSWGYAPNLFFATDKYYGTTQAYKEFIDAAHQRDIAVILDVVPNHAMGQNPFVQMYFDPDAGGYGQPAWNNPWLNSQAPHPYSIGYDFNHESPHTRQFFKDVFQYWLTEFKVDGFRIDLSKGLTQSQTGDFGEWNAYDQSRINILTDYYNHIKWVNPNAYVILEHFANNDEETVLANTGMLLYSAMHHVYKQVAMGWEQSSDLSWAFHGNRGWNYPNLMDYMENHDEERMMFEALSNGNSSGSYNITDTLTALNHQEQGLVLFMGIPGPKMIWQFQEMGYDYSIFYNGGRTASKPPRWDYMDHPQRERLHRVASAMASLRKTDAFRYGNFSHDLGGKGKRIWIAHSSMDVVISANIGVNGFDMMPGFTKTGTWYNYFTGESFYVSDPGGHFFWYGPGEYKVFTSEPLPKPFHELEVTIVETQTNIPLENATVQLGNAGSRQTDVSGKAYFLAFPQQVSIHASKFGWMNNSIATNVNGNSFVTIALDAGWDPSSAFANLQWPPTANLFIGNEVEIFAQVETNEIPLTETGYENLQVWVGYHTANTNPSEWINWIPATYNGVSTFTNRPEYSAMIGSDIAAEDTYYYATRFQLPGQSFNYGGYSASGGGFWDGVNNTSGVLTLTEEPPNYGILDDGGINLPTITYWYSGLGSDITQQGSAFNNSNLGDINALYVKGASFKTWKSTGGDVTGAQFKYKVWNSSEVEPAEYSLRNVGWTSNEGNGNQTWAGFGNEIEISEGLEAGTYYFKILFTITGTGVPGILENGPFVSTFAIEGPSIPEILEISGVLNAEECFNASLSIAINNATIQNGAVADIRSGGNITASSFVVSEGGTALLSAATGILLSPDVLITPGANGHFNATIVAFDPCTQARSILASEEEPFEEYFNNSAVSESFFKLFPNPTTGRFILQLNEAEADSDIFVEIYSIVGESIHKRQFSGSHQFEFDLSGNPGGVYIVRLMTKDKMAFEKIVKH is encoded by the coding sequence ATGCAAAACAAACCCAAATACCTCTCCGGCACATTTTTCCTGTTGCCTTTTATCCTGACCCTCTGTTTGACTATCTTTCTTCATTCACAGGTTCATTCACAAATTTATGAACCTGACGGCTTGCGTTTACCCGGATCATGGAATGGCTGGATCAATAATCATGATATGGGCGGCGTTTTCGACATGCAAAAAATAAGTGTGGGAACCCAGCGCTGGCAAACAACTTTCCAGTTTGAAGATGCCGATGGTGAGCAAAGTTTCAAGTTTGCCAGCGGAACTTCAAACCCCTGGCAGAATGAATGGAGAAACACTGATTTCCTGTTAAACACGCTGCAGCCGGTTGGATACAACGGGGCATCGGCACCCGATAATAACAACACCGTGTTTTTAGCCCAGAACAAGTGGTACACTGTTGTTTGGGAAGACAATGGCTACAATCATTCCAGGGCAATCTTCATGGAAAGCAGTGATGAGCCAGTAGAGATTACCCAGGTTTCTCTTCCAACGCTGGTTGAAGAATTTGAGGATGTTACTGTTAATTTCACCATCAGTCAGTTGGCGTCTCCTGAGGAAGTATTTTACCTGCGTTATACCAACAATGCGTGGAGTACCTCGGCTGTTTTGGTTGCAAATATGTCAGCTACAAGTGGAACGGCAATCATTCCCGGCCAGCCCGGAGGAAGCGTTATTGAGTATTACGTTTTCAGCTCAACCGTTTCAGGCGTTAGCGATGATTATGATCTTTACACTATCCGTCTTAATAACAACGGTGGCCTTAACTACAGCTTTGTTGTGGAAGGATCTTCAGCGGTTCAGATTGACTGGGCCAACCTGCAATGGCCACCCAGCGCAACCATTGAGCCTGCTCAACCATTTGATGTTTACGGACAAGTATGGATCGAAAACCTGACTGGCGGATCTGATCCTCTTGAAGGGCTGGAAGCATGGGTTGGTTTCAGCACAGAAAATATTCATCCTGATCAATGGACCAACTGGATTGCAGCAAGCTATAGTGGCGCTGTTGGCAGCAACGACGAATTCGTTGCGGATATCGGTTCTCACATAACGGTGAAAGACACTTATTACTATGCTACCCGGTTTAAAAATGGTGATCTGGATTTTGTTTATGGCGGCTATTCCCCAACGGGAGGCGGCTTTTGGGATGGCGTTGAAAATACCAGCGGGCTTCTTACCGTAGGCCATACGATTGATTGTACAGTTTATGCCGGCCTTGCATTTTCCGATCCTGCATTTCCTCTTCAGGATCAGGCGCTCACAATCCAATTTAATGCAGAGTTTGGCAATGGCGCTTTGCTCGATTATACCGGCGATGTGTATGCGCATACTGCTGTCATCACCAACCTCAGCAACGGGCCTGAAGACTGGAGATACATGAAAAGCGACTGGGGTGAAAATACGCCTGAAACCTTGCTGACCCGGCTCGATGATAATCTTTATAGTCTTGCCATTGCGAACCCCATCAATTATTATGGTGTGCCTGTTGGTGAAACCATTGAGCAATTGGTATTTGTTTTCAGAAGTGGCGTAGCCCAGGGAAATGGTTCGTACCTCGCGCACAGAAACGCTGATGAAACTGACATTTATGTACCCATTTACGAAGCTGGCATGCATGTCCGGTTCCTGAACCCAACACAAACCGAATACCTTTTGAATCCGGGGGCAAGCATTCCGCTTTGCGCCGAAGCCGTTAATCATACACAACTAAGCTTTTACGTCAATGAGCAGTTGATTGTGCAGGATGAAGTTGAAACACTTTCATATATGCTTGTGATGCAACAGCTTTTGCCTGGAATGAACTGGCTTGTAGCCGTAGCAGAAAACAACGGTTCGGAAGTAAGGGATTCCATTGAAATCTACCGCCGCGGCACTGTTCAAGTTGCCGAACTTCCGGAAGGGGCAAACAAGGGTATCAACTATGTGGATGAGGAAACCGTAACGTTGGTGTTGCATGATCCGGCAGGTTTAAAGCAATTTGTTTATGTGATCGGCGATTTCAACGCATGGGAAATTTCAGAAACAGAACTTATGAACCAAACGCCCTCAGGCGACTATTTCTGGCTTACAATTACCGACCTGGATTCTGATTATGAATATGGTTTCCAATACTTTATTGATGATGAAATAAAAATCGCCGATCCTTACTCCGAAAAAATACTTGATCCCTGGAACGACCAATGGATTTCATCAGGCACTTACCCTGATTTGAAGCCTTACCCTCACGGCCATACTTCCGGACTGGTTTCGGTTTTTCACATCAACAGGCCTGAGTACCAATGGCAGCTGCCAGATTTTATCCCTCCGGCATTGAACAACACCCAATCAGATTTGCTGGTTTACGAATTGCTGATCCGCGATTTTGTTGACTCACGCCACATCAAGGATGCCGAACAAAAGTTGGATTATCTTAAGGAATTGGGCGTAAATGCCATACAGCTTATGCCCATCATGGAATTCGATGGCAATGATAGCTGGGGCTATGCGCCAAATTTATTCTTTGCAACCGATAAATATTATGGAACCACGCAGGCTTACAAAGAATTCATTGATGCAGCCCATCAAAGAGATATTGCGGTGATCCTGGATGTTGTTCCCAATCATGCCATGGGTCAGAACCCATTTGTGCAAATGTATTTCGACCCGGACGCAGGTGGGTATGGACAACCTGCATGGAACAATCCCTGGCTGAACTCCCAGGCGCCCCATCCATACAGCATTGGATACGATTTTAATCATGAAAGCCCGCATACCCGTCAGTTTTTTAAGGATGTGTTTCAATACTGGCTCACCGAGTTTAAGGTGGATGGTTTCCGCATTGACTTATCAAAAGGCCTGACCCAAAGCCAAACCGGCGATTTTGGTGAATGGAATGCGTATGATCAAAGCCGCATCAACATACTCACCGATTATTACAACCATATTAAATGGGTGAACCCAAATGCCTATGTGATCCTTGAGCATTTTGCCAATAATGATGAAGAAACCGTACTTGCCAATACCGGCATGCTGCTCTACAGTGCCATGCACCACGTGTACAAGCAGGTTGCCATGGGTTGGGAGCAAAGTTCTGATCTTTCATGGGCCTTTCACGGCAACAGGGGCTGGAACTATCCCAACCTGATGGATTATATGGAAAACCACGATGAGGAACGCATGATGTTTGAAGCCCTGAGCAACGGAAATTCGTCCGGTTCTTACAACATCACCGACACACTTACTGCCTTGAACCATCAGGAACAAGGGCTGGTTTTGTTCATGGGCATCCCTGGGCCAAAAATGATCTGGCAATTCCAGGAAATGGGTTACGATTACAGCATCTTTTATAATGGTGGGCGCACGGCTTCAAAACCACCGAGATGGGACTACATGGATCATCCTCAAAGGGAGCGTCTTCACCGCGTGGCTTCTGCCATGGCCAGTTTAAGAAAAACTGATGCTTTTCGTTATGGAAATTTCAGCCATGATTTAGGTGGAAAAGGAAAACGCATTTGGATCGCACACAGCAGCATGGATGTGGTGATAAGTGCAAACATTGGTGTGAACGGATTTGATATGATGCCTGGTTTCACAAAAACCGGAACCTGGTATAACTACTTTACAGGTGAGTCATTTTATGTTTCCGACCCTGGCGGCCACTTTTTCTGGTATGGGCCAGGTGAATACAAAGTCTTCACCAGCGAGCCACTTCCCAAACCATTTCATGAACTGGAAGTGACAATCGTTGAAACCCAAACCAACATTCCTTTGGAAAACGCCACGGTGCAACTCGGCAATGCCGGCAGCCGCCAAACCGATGTTTCCGGGAAAGCCTATTTTCTTGCGTTCCCACAACAGGTTTCTATACACGCCTCCAAATTCGGATGGATGAATAATTCGATAGCTACAAACGTTAACGGAAACAGTTTTGTAACCATTGCTTTGGATGCCGGTTGGGATCCATCATCGGCTTTTGCAAACCTGCAATGGCCGCCAACTGCAAACCTTTTCATTGGGAATGAAGTTGAAATATTTGCCCAGGTTGAAACCAACGAAATCCCACTTACCGAAACCGGTTATGAAAACCTGCAGGTTTGGGTGGGCTATCATACTGCGAACACAAATCCATCGGAATGGATCAACTGGATACCGGCCACCTACAATGGAGTCAGCACCTTCACAAACAGGCCTGAGTACAGCGCAATGATTGGAAGTGATATTGCAGCCGAAGACACGTATTATTATGCAACCCGGTTTCAGCTTCCGGGTCAAAGTTTCAATTATGGTGGTTATTCAGCAAGTGGAGGCGGTTTCTGGGATGGGGTGAACAATACAAGTGGTGTTCTCACTTTGACTGAAGAACCACCTAATTATGGCATTCTTGATGATGGTGGTATAAACCTGCCAACAATAACTTATTGGTACTCCGGGCTGGGTTCGGACATCACACAGCAAGGTTCAGCATTCAACAACAGTAATTTGGGAGATATCAATGCTCTTTATGTCAAGGGCGCAAGTTTCAAAACCTGGAAATCCACTGGAGGCGATGTAACAGGCGCGCAGTTCAAATACAAGGTTTGGAACTCATCTGAAGTAGAACCGGCTGAATATTCCTTGCGCAATGTTGGCTGGACATCCAACGAGGGAAACGGGAACCAGACATGGGCGGGTTTTGGCAACGAAATTGAAATCAGCGAAGGATTGGAAGCCGGAACCTATTACTTCAAAATACTATTTACAATCACAGGAACGGGAGTTCCGGGTATCCTGGAAAACGGGCCGTTTGTGTCAACTTTTGCCATAGAGGGGCCTTCTATTCCAGAGATACTTGAAATAAGCGGAGTCTTAAACGCCGAAGAATGTTTCAATGCTTCTTTGTCAATTGCAATAAACAATGCTACCATTCAAAATGGCGCCGTCGCCGATATCAGGTCCGGCGGGAACATCACCGCAAGCAGTTTTGTGGTAAGCGAAGGCGGAACTGCTTTGCTGAGCGCTGCTACAGGAATTTTACTCAGTCCTGATGTTCTGATTACCCCTGGCGCTAACGGTCACTTCAACGCAACAATCGTGGCATTTGATCCCTGTACCCAAGCCCGCTCAATCCTGGCTTCGGAAGAGGAACCTTTTGAAGAATATTTTAATAACTCTGCAGTTAGCGAATCCTTTTTCAAGCTTTTTCCGAATCCCACTACCGGCCGCTTCATTTTACAGTTGAATGAGGCTGAAGCAGATTCCGACATTTTCGTTGAAATTTATTCTATTGTGGGGGAATCAATTCATAAAAGACAATTCTCCGGATCGCATCAATTTGAATTTGATCTTTCCGGGAACCCAGGTGGAGTCTATATTGTAAGGCTTATGACTAAAGATAAAATGGCCTTTGAAAAAATAGTGAAACATTAG
- a CDS encoding T9SS type A sorting domain-containing protein, protein MKNNYPTFSTGIASLMKAFSSVAVLYLTLLIFPFTLTHAQIYEPEGLNMPGAWNGWTNPPTNNLALASYTQVTGGRVTKISTGIPRWQTIFSVAESGGDLIGGTYDWLFTSGPTGTPFQNKWANVNVLMNTLQSYTFQGANDNNITLVNNKWYTVVWKDSGYLPTQAIFMETSAEPVNIASVSSPAGSIDPNQEVLVTITTSLAASAEEVFYVRYTINDWITSSVVAVNMSGSSGTATIPGQPEGTNVEYYAFSSTVASIIADFDLYTIHLNNNSGNFYAYAVVGTPTSEISWANLQSPASGTIESGQEFNVFARAFANGITNDPGQGAGIQAWIGYSTTDTNPDTWTNWIAATYFGDAASTDEYIANLGASLTELGTYYYASRFQLDDQDYVYGGYSAGGGGFWDGSLYVSGSVDVVVLPDPEITFANLQHPPSAEILIGDSVVVYAQVLAVGVALTENGYDGLTTWIGYSDADTHPNTWTNWYLAPYAGISGFTGRPEYIGHIGSDINTTGTYYYATRYQLDGGDFIYGGFSEDDGGFWDGTDHVSGILTVIEEIITFPVFFKVVDETESYQAIEFKGEMIEWATVPMDEDPEFTWTLTLDVAPGTYEWGVLENDGTEFGIWLIAGSNLVVTVGSNGEISGETTYTVTAPPTPEINWANLQHPPAGTIETAQEFNVYGRVWISGITGSGIATDGLQAWVGYHTGDTHPETWPNWIPATFNEATGDNDEFIANLGSAINEEGTYYYAYRYQYLDQDFVYGGYSEEGGGFWEAGVFVSGVLTIVTDLTPETLVVEGQTIGNEITECFDATNNITVSTTVIQNGANVEFRAGVSILFLGGFVVEAGGSMHALITDVYCQPPAMLRSKPTEIADELPLAVEKAPIVQVFPNPNSGKFRVKVSSADEFPVLKVEVFNMPGEQVFSNRYWGNQEYDIDLGTQTGGVYIVRLTYGNQVANERVIIR, encoded by the coding sequence ATGAAAAACAACTACCCGACCTTTTCAACAGGCATTGCTTCATTAATGAAGGCTTTCAGTTCTGTGGCTGTGCTTTATCTCACACTGCTAATATTTCCGTTTACACTAACCCATGCACAGATTTATGAACCTGAAGGCCTCAACATGCCTGGGGCATGGAATGGCTGGACAAATCCTCCGACTAACAATCTTGCGCTCGCAAGTTATACACAGGTTACGGGTGGCCGCGTTACCAAAATATCAACAGGAATTCCCCGCTGGCAAACCATTTTCAGTGTTGCTGAAAGCGGTGGGGACCTGATTGGAGGAACCTATGACTGGCTTTTCACAAGCGGTCCAACCGGAACTCCATTTCAAAACAAATGGGCCAATGTAAATGTGTTAATGAACACACTGCAAAGCTATACTTTCCAAGGGGCGAATGATAATAATATTACCCTGGTAAATAACAAATGGTACACCGTGGTGTGGAAAGATAGCGGTTATTTACCTACACAGGCCATTTTTATGGAAACCAGCGCCGAGCCTGTTAACATCGCATCTGTTTCTTCTCCTGCCGGAAGTATTGATCCAAATCAAGAGGTATTGGTAACGATAACTACCAGTTTGGCTGCATCAGCTGAGGAGGTTTTTTATGTAAGATATACAATTAATGACTGGATTACCTCTTCGGTAGTAGCAGTGAATATGAGCGGTAGTTCGGGTACCGCCACCATTCCCGGGCAACCGGAAGGCACCAATGTAGAGTATTATGCTTTCAGTTCAACAGTGGCCAGTATAATCGCTGATTTCGACCTTTATACAATCCATCTTAACAACAATAGCGGAAATTTTTATGCTTATGCTGTGGTGGGAACCCCCACCTCAGAGATCAGTTGGGCCAACTTGCAGAGCCCCGCTTCGGGCACAATTGAATCGGGTCAGGAATTTAATGTTTTTGCCCGTGCATTTGCCAACGGAATAACAAATGATCCGGGACAGGGCGCTGGAATACAAGCATGGATTGGCTATAGCACTACCGACACAAACCCGGATACATGGACAAACTGGATTGCTGCAACTTATTTTGGTGACGCGGCCAGTACCGATGAGTATATTGCGAATTTGGGGGCTTCCCTCACCGAATTGGGAACCTACTACTATGCCAGCCGTTTCCAGCTCGATGATCAGGACTACGTGTATGGAGGTTACTCTGCCGGAGGCGGTGGTTTCTGGGATGGCTCGCTGTATGTAAGTGGTTCTGTTGATGTGGTCGTGCTTCCCGATCCTGAAATTACCTTTGCCAATCTTCAGCATCCTCCTTCTGCAGAAATACTTATAGGCGATTCAGTGGTCGTGTATGCTCAGGTATTGGCTGTTGGTGTTGCTCTTACTGAAAACGGTTACGATGGTCTGACCACATGGATCGGCTACAGTGATGCAGACACCCATCCCAACACCTGGACCAACTGGTATCTGGCTCCCTACGCCGGCATCAGTGGGTTTACTGGCAGACCTGAATATATTGGACATATTGGTTCGGATATTAATACCACAGGAACCTATTATTATGCTACCCGCTACCAGCTAGATGGCGGCGATTTTATATACGGTGGGTTTTCAGAGGATGATGGTGGCTTCTGGGATGGTACTGACCATGTTAGTGGCATCCTCACTGTTATTGAAGAAATAATCACCTTTCCGGTATTTTTCAAAGTGGTTGATGAAACCGAATCCTATCAGGCCATTGAGTTCAAAGGAGAAATGATAGAGTGGGCAACGGTTCCAATGGACGAAGATCCTGAATTTACATGGACGCTTACATTGGATGTAGCACCAGGAACCTATGAATGGGGAGTTCTTGAAAACGACGGCACCGAGTTTGGCATCTGGCTGATTGCGGGGTCAAACCTTGTGGTTACTGTTGGGTCAAACGGGGAAATAAGCGGAGAAACCACTTACACAGTCACGGCGCCCCCAACACCTGAAATAAATTGGGCCAACCTGCAACATCCTCCGGCTGGAACTATTGAAACAGCGCAGGAATTCAATGTGTATGGCAGGGTATGGATCAGCGGAATCACCGGTTCCGGAATTGCAACTGATGGCCTTCAGGCCTGGGTAGGTTATCACACCGGAGATACCCATCCTGAAACCTGGCCCAATTGGATACCCGCTACTTTTAATGAGGCTACCGGCGACAACGATGAATTTATTGCGAACCTCGGTTCAGCTATAAACGAGGAAGGAACTTATTACTATGCTTATCGCTATCAATACCTTGACCAGGATTTCGTGTACGGAGGCTATTCTGAAGAGGGAGGCGGTTTCTGGGAAGCCGGGGTTTTCGTATCGGGAGTGCTTACAATAGTTACTGACCTGACGCCGGAAACCCTTGTAGTTGAGGGGCAAACGATCGGCAATGAGATAACCGAATGCTTTGATGCTACCAATAACATCACTGTTTCCACGACAGTGATCCAAAATGGAGCGAATGTTGAATTCAGGGCCGGGGTTAGCATTCTTTTCCTCGGTGGTTTTGTGGTTGAAGCGGGTGGAAGCATGCATGCGCTGATTACTGATGTTTATTGCCAACCTCCGGCAATGTTGCGCTCAAAGCCAACTGAGATTGCTGATGAGTTGCCTTTAGCTGTTGAGAAAGCGCCCATTGTTCAGGTGTTTCCAAATCCCAATTCCGGAAAGTTTAGGGTCAAGGTAAGTAGTGCTGATGAATTCCCGGTGCTGAAAGTTGAAGTATTCAACATGCCTGGTGAACAGGTATTTTCGAACCGATATTGGGGTAATCAGGAATACGACATTGACCTTGGAACCCAGACTGGAGGCGTTTATATAGTACGATTGACTTATGGAAACCAGGTAGCAAATGAAAGAGTAATTATAAGATAG